A genomic window from Plasmodium malariae genome assembly, chromosome: 10 includes:
- the PmUG01_10014600 gene encoding conserved Plasmodium protein, unknown function, translating to MKKNKPRSKKKLPKGRERYIPTQEEVERRNAEISRKPFKEESEVESEAESEGGSVYVTDSQAQSSENEKDTAKKNKENSKKEEIINDEKDNINEYN from the coding sequence atgaagaagaacAAACcaagaagcaaaaaaaagttaCCCAAAGGAAGGGAAAGATATATACCAACTCAAGAAGAAGTAGAAAGAAGAAATGCAGAAATTTCAAGAAAACCATTTAAGGAAGAATCAGAAGTGGAATCAGAAGCGGAATCAGAGGGAGGATCAGTTTATGTAACTGATTCACAAGCTCAAAGCTcagaaaatgaaaaggatactgcaaaaaagaataaggaaaattcaaaaaaagaagaaataataaatgatgagaaagataatattaatgaatataattag